A genomic region of Sarcophilus harrisii chromosome 6, mSarHar1.11, whole genome shotgun sequence contains the following coding sequences:
- the LOC100917461 gene encoding olfactory receptor 10AG1-like, giving the protein MSGENYTIVMEFILLGFSVIPKLQGFIFAVFLIMYMNILVGNGLIIAVTKTDAALQTPMYFFLGNFSFLEICYTSVIFPKLLTNFWSHNKNISFLACAIQLGFFLVLGSTECLLVAVMSYDHYVAICKPLNYPLIMNHKFCVQLVVVSWISGIPVQTTLTYLVSSLPFCGSNKLNHVLCDIPPLLKLACGDTSTTELSVYIVAVLFGMISFLLILWSYIKIITVILKLPSATSRYKAFSTCFSHLILVSLFYGSIAIMYLRPKASHSEEIDKVLSLFYTILTPMFNPMIYSLRNKDVITALRKLLLK; this is encoded by the coding sequence ATGTCAGGAGAAAATTATACCATTGTTATGGAATTCATACTTCTAGGATTTTCTGTCATTCCCAAACTCCAAGGGTTTATATTTGCAGTATTTTTAATCATGTACATGAATATCCTGGTGGGGAATGGTCTTATCATTGCAGTAACCAAGACTGATGCAGCTTTACAAACACCAATGTACTTTTTCCTTGGGaacttttcctttttggaaatcTGCTATACCTCAGTCATATTCCCCAAATTATTAACAAACTTTTGGTcccataacaaaaatatttctttcttggcTTGTGCTATACAACTTGGCTTCTTTCTAGTCCTTGGTAGCACAGAATGCCTCCTCGTGGCTGTGATGTCATATGATCATTATGTGGCCATTTGTAAGCCATTGAACTATCCTCTCATCATGAATCACAAATTTTGTGTCCAACTGGTGGTGGTCTCTTGGATCAGTGGGATCCCAGTTCAAACAACTCTGACATATCTGGTTTCCTCTTTACCCTTCTGTGGTTCAAATAAACTCAATCATGTTTTGTGTGACATTCCCCCATTACTGAAATTAGCCTGTGGGGACACATCCACAACTGAGTTATCTGTCTATATTGTGGCTGTGCTATTTGGCATGATTTCCTTTCTACTGATACTATGGTCCTACATTAAAATCATTACTGTAATTCTGAAACTTCCATCAGCTACAAGTAGATACAAAGCATTTTCTACTTGCTTTTCCCACCTTATACTTGTGAGTTTATTCTATGGGTCTATTGCCATTATGTATTTGCGACCAAAAGCTAGTCACTCAGAAGAAATTGACAAAGTGCTCTCTCTTTTCTATACCATTTTAACACCAATGTTTAATCCTATGATATATAGCCTAAGGAACAAGGATGTCATTACTGCACTAAGAAAATTATTACTGAAATAA